GGTGGCGGCCTCGCCGCGTTCGATTGCAACGGAGACGCTTTGCCCGAGCTTTATGCCGCTGGTGGCGAAGCTCCTGCCGCCCTGCTCCTCAATACCACAGCCCATATCGGCGACACGCCGACGTTTTCCCACGCGACCCCCGACAACCTCGCACTCACGGGGTAACAGGCGCTTATCCGATTGATATCGACAGCGATGGACACATCGATTTGGCCATATTGCGTGTCGGGGAAAACCGTTTTCTGCGCGGGTTGGGCGACTGTGCGTTTACGCCGTTCACCAGCCTTGATTACATCCCAGATACCGCTTGGACCACGGCGTTTTCGGCCACATGGGAGGGCACAAACACCCTGCCAACAATGGCCTTTGGAAACTACGTCGACCGCAATGATCCCGAGGGGCCCTTCGGGACCTGCGATGAAAATACGCTTTTGCGGCCAAAGGACGGCACATACTCCACTCCCACACAACTCGCCCCCGGTTTTTGCGCCCTTTCCATCTTGTTTTCCGATTGGTCACGCAGTGGTCAGGCTGATTTGAGAGTCTCAAACGACCGACATTATTATGTCAAAGGTGGCTCTGAGCAAATGTGGGAAATGGCCCCCGAACCACGGCTTTATACTCAAGCGGACGGCTGGAAAGACTACATGATTTGGGGCATGGGAATCGCAAGCCGCGACCTGACTGGCGACGGGTATTCCGAGGTCTACCTCACCTCCATGGGCGACCAAAAACTACAAAGCCCCACAGGCGACGGCACCCCAAATTTCATAGACTACACCTATGAGCGCGGAACCACCGCCCATCGTCCCTTCACGGGTGAAGATGGCCGCCCCAGCACAGGGTGGCACGTCGCCTTTGGCGATATCGAAAACAACGGACGTGACGACATTTTTATCGCCAAAGGCAATGTTGAACGCATGGCTGGCGCGGCCATGGAAGACCCGAACAACCTCTTGATGCAAGATGAAAACGGCAATTTCTCGGAGCAAGGCGACGTTGCAGGCATCGCAAGCCTCGTGCGCAGTCGCGGCGCGGCGCTGGTCGATTTCAATGGCGACGGTCTGCTTGATCTGGCGGTCAATAACCGCAAGGCCGACATTGAGTTGTATCAGAATACATCTACGGACACCGGAAATTGGGTGAGCCTAAAAGTTCAACAAGCTGGCGTTAATCGGGATGCCATCGGCGCTTTTGTCGAGGTCAAAACGGATACAGGCGTTCAAACGCGTGAAATCACCATCGGTGGCGGACATGCTGGTGGCGAATTGGGACCGTTGCATTTTGGGCTTGGGATGGCCAAAACTGCAACCGTTCGTGTTATTTGGCCAGACAACACAACATCCGAGTGGTACGATTTCACACCGAACCAGCCCTTTGTTTTTCAGCGCGATGAGGGTCTTAAACCGCTTTAATCAAGCGGCAATCCACTGGGAACACGCTGGGGAATCCCCAAACGCCCTTGTCCCATTTTTGTGTCGTCGAGGGTTGCAAGAAACGCCATGAGCGCATCAACATCGCTATCGGTTAAACCGTGATTTGGAGCCAATTCGGACGCCGCAGCGATATCTGATATTTCCTTTTCGTCCGCCCGAATACCCCAGTCCTCAACTTCCGAAAACGCTGGGAGCCTTGCGAGGGCTGGGTCGTAGTTTTCCAATGACGCGACAGGCGACAAATGGTGCTCAACGACATCGCGCAAATCCGAATAGGCCCCCGCGTGCCCGTAAGGCCCCGTGACGGAAAGATTCCGTAAACTTGGGGTGCGAAAGGCATAGGCATCTTGGGATTTCCCCGTCACCCCCATGCGCCCCGTATCCCTTACATGGTTCTCAAATGGTGCGGCTTTTCCGGGTCCGAGTTGCGGCATGGCAATGGCATGAAACGCGTGATCTGTTTGGAACTGGCCACTGTGGCACGTGCCGCATTGCGCCTCCCCATAAAAAAGCTCCATCCCCAAAAGGGCCGCGCCCTCTAGCACCCCTTCACCGCGCAAATGACGATCAAAAAGACTGTCATCGGCGCGCCATTCAAAGGCAATAAAATCGGCAATCACATTCGCAATGTGTTGGAACGTGATGGGCGTCTCGCTACCGATTTGGGCGTCAAACATTGCGCGATATTCGGGGATATTCTCAACCCGCGCAGCGATGATATCCCACGCACCACCTTCTTGGCTGCTTTGGCCCATACGGACCGCTTTTGAAACGTCATTTTCCGAATAGTGACCCGCCATTTCGTCGGCAGATAGGACGGGAAACATCGCCTGCGCCGCGAGGGGCGACTTAAATCCCGTAACCATTTCCACACCGAGGGGCGTGCGCATGGCGCTTGGCTTATCCGGACTCGCCTCAATCCGCCCGTCATGGAACATGACCGAAAATTCGGTGGCACCGAGATTCCACAGCGCCGGAGCATTGCGCGGAATGCGCGCTTCAGGTGGGTTTTTCGGATCATGGATGCGCTTCATTCCAAGCCCAATGCCGCCTTCGCCGATCCCCAGAGAAACCCCATCCGACGTTCCCAAACTTGGGTGATGGCACGTCGCGCAGGCGATATTTTTGTTTCCGCTCAGGATCGGATCATAAAATAGGAACTGGCCAAGTTGCACATTTGCGGCCTCAAGATCAGGAAAAACCGCGTTGGCTGTTGGCAGTGTTGACGCCACATCGGCGAGTGCTGTTGTTCCCAAAAATGCGAAAACAAAACATATGGGTTTCATATGGGTTTCCTATGGATATCAACCACCAGTTTTTGGAAATAGGGACTGTCGGGCGTTGCAATCGGCTGATCGAAACCCATCTGATTAACGGCGTTCGGAAAATGCTGCGCCTCAAGACAAACGCCCGAATACGAGCCTATTTTTTGGCCGTTTTGCCCAGTCATTTCGTTGACGTAGTGACCCGTATAAAGCTGCAATCCCGGCTCTTGAGTCGTCAATTCAAGGCGAAGGCCATTAGGAGCCACAAGTGTCACCGAGGGGTTTTCATCCCCCAGAACCAGGTTGATATCCATCCCTTGCTTTGCTGAATCCACTGAAGAAATCAAACCGCCCGCCTGAAAATCATAGCGGGTATCCGTGACGGGCAGCACCTCCCCAGTAGGGATATTCTCTGAATCCGTAGGTGTATATTTTGCCGCATCAACCGTGAGGTGGTGGCCCCGAATATCGCCCTGCCCCATCAAATTATAGTAGCTGTGCTGTGCGAGGTTAATCGGTGTCGGGCGGTCTGGCGTTCCCGTCATCTCATAAGTCAAAGCCGAGCCTTGCAGCGAAATCGCATAGGTAAAATCCACCGCCGCAGGAAAGCCTTCTTCCCCGTCTGGCGAGTGATAGGTAAACAATACACGGTTCTGGACGGTATCAATTTCTGCCGTGAACAGACGTTTCGCGAGGCCAACATGCCCCCCGTGCAGCATATTCTGCCCCTCGTTCTGGCTGCATTGAAAGGCCTTGCCTTGCAACTCAAAACGCCCCCCGCAACCCGATTTGCAACACGTCCCGCGATGGCCCCGAAGTAATAGG
This Falsihalocynthiibacter arcticus DNA region includes the following protein-coding sequences:
- a CDS encoding CRTAC1 family protein, with the protein product MAILRVGENRFLRGLGDCAFTPFTSLDYIPDTAWTTAFSATWEGTNTLPTMAFGNYVDRNDPEGPFGTCDENTLLRPKDGTYSTPTQLAPGFCALSILFSDWSRSGQADLRVSNDRHYYVKGGSEQMWEMAPEPRLYTQADGWKDYMIWGMGIASRDLTGDGYSEVYLTSMGDQKLQSPTGDGTPNFIDYTYERGTTAHRPFTGEDGRPSTGWHVAFGDIENNGRDDIFIAKGNVERMAGAAMEDPNNLLMQDENGNFSEQGDVAGIASLVRSRGAALVDFNGDGLLDLAVNNRKADIELYQNTSTDTGNWVSLKVQQAGVNRDAIGAFVEVKTDTGVQTREITIGGGHAGGELGPLHFGLGMAKTATVRVIWPDNTTSEWYDFTPNQPFVFQRDEGLKPL
- a CDS encoding cytochrome-c peroxidase yields the protein MKPICFVFAFLGTTALADVASTLPTANAVFPDLEAANVQLGQFLFYDPILSGNKNIACATCHHPSLGTSDGVSLGIGEGGIGLGMKRIHDPKNPPEARIPRNAPALWNLGATEFSVMFHDGRIEASPDKPSAMRTPLGVEMVTGFKSPLAAQAMFPVLSADEMAGHYSENDVSKAVRMGQSSQEGGAWDIIAARVENIPEYRAMFDAQIGSETPITFQHIANVIADFIAFEWRADDSLFDRHLRGEGVLEGAALLGMELFYGEAQCGTCHSGQFQTDHAFHAIAMPQLGPGKAAPFENHVRDTGRMGVTGKSQDAYAFRTPSLRNLSVTGPYGHAGAYSDLRDVVEHHLSPVASLENYDPALARLPAFSEVEDWGIRADEKEISDIAAASELAPNHGLTDSDVDALMAFLATLDDTKMGQGRLGIPQRVPSGLPLD